A single genomic interval of Daucus carota subsp. sativus chromosome 1, DH1 v3.0, whole genome shotgun sequence harbors:
- the LOC108212286 gene encoding uncharacterized protein LOC108212286 isoform X1, producing MNLQLHGSADWNTFPLVAHAVTFFSWIMMEASGDKNSSAEQDKTGPDYFGYYTREVGYLLSQAEGYFPCPSQTFDLAKRNHGLISGTDTSKYINTGKEESSSGNGALFCNALGAGISDFKKERLNALLRQSVPLLTEEVKEMEDPVIALHRIQRYKEKLSTSPAENGDDNGENPCKKPKLCSSSSSIRSTSPTSSSHNVEVSDDLQLLLRTESVKVEETMKEMSDELSEMLECKKKKLEQLLDIVMSHFRPMTLVEKQQLRKLIWKLPPNNLNRVVELIQRSQPSINNSSDEVFVDIENLDNKTLWRLYYYVHTFENARKACLF from the exons ATGAATTTACAATTGCATGGCTCTGCTGATTGGAATACGTTTCCATTGGTCGCCCATGCAGTTACCTTTTTCTCTTGGATTATGATGGAAGCTTCAGGCGATAAAAACTCATCCGCAGAACAAGATAAAACTGGACCAGATTATTTTGGTTACTATACACGCGAAGTTGGATACCTACTTTCACAAGCAGAAGGGTACTTTCCATGTCCATCTCAGACTTTTGACTTGGCTAAAAGAAATCATGGACTCATCAGTGGGACAGATACTTCTAAATATATTAACACAGGGAAAGAGGAAAGTAGTTCTGGGAATGGCGCCTTGTTTTGTAATGCTCTAGGAGCAGGCATTTCCGACTTTAAGAAGGAAAGGTTAAATGCTTTGCTTCGGCAGAGTGTGCCACTTCTTACAGAGGAAGTTAAAGAG ATGGAAGACCCAGTCATTGCTTTGCATCGAATACAAAGATATAAAGAGAAACTATCAACCTCTCCTGCTGAAAATGGTGACGACAATGGCGAAAATCCATGTAAAAAGCCTAAGCTGTGTTCTTCATCATCTTCTATCCGTTCCACTAGTCCTACTAGTTCCAGTCATAACGTAGAG GTGAGTGATGATTTGCAGCTGCTTCTTAGAACTGAAAGTGTTAAGGTTGAGGAAACAATGAAGGAAATGTCAGATGAACTGTCTGAAATG CTAGAATGCAAGAAGAAAAAGCTTGAACAACTTCTGGACATAGTTATGTCTCATTTCAG GCCGATGACTCTGGTTGAGAAGCAACAGCTTCGTAAGCTGATATGGAAACTTCCTCCCAATAATCTCAACCGTGTTGTGGAACTCATTCAGCGTAGTCAGCCTTCTATAAACAATTCATCTGATGAGGTTTTCGTTGATATAGAAAATTTG GATAACAAAACACTATGGAGACTATATTACTATGTTCATACTTTTGAAAATGCTAGGAAAGCCTGTCTATTTTAA
- the LOC108212286 gene encoding uncharacterized protein LOC108212286 isoform X2 produces MMEASGDKNSSAEQDKTGPDYFGYYTREVGYLLSQAEGYFPCPSQTFDLAKRNHGLISGTDTSKYINTGKEESSSGNGALFCNALGAGISDFKKERLNALLRQSVPLLTEEVKEMEDPVIALHRIQRYKEKLSTSPAENGDDNGENPCKKPKLCSSSSSIRSTSPTSSSHNVEVSDDLQLLLRTESVKVEETMKEMSDELSEMLECKKKKLEQLLDIVMSHFRPMTLVEKQQLRKLIWKLPPNNLNRVVELIQRSQPSINNSSDEVFVDIENLDNKTLWRLYYYVHTFENARKACLF; encoded by the exons ATGATGGAAGCTTCAGGCGATAAAAACTCATCCGCAGAACAAGATAAAACTGGACCAGATTATTTTGGTTACTATACACGCGAAGTTGGATACCTACTTTCACAAGCAGAAGGGTACTTTCCATGTCCATCTCAGACTTTTGACTTGGCTAAAAGAAATCATGGACTCATCAGTGGGACAGATACTTCTAAATATATTAACACAGGGAAAGAGGAAAGTAGTTCTGGGAATGGCGCCTTGTTTTGTAATGCTCTAGGAGCAGGCATTTCCGACTTTAAGAAGGAAAGGTTAAATGCTTTGCTTCGGCAGAGTGTGCCACTTCTTACAGAGGAAGTTAAAGAG ATGGAAGACCCAGTCATTGCTTTGCATCGAATACAAAGATATAAAGAGAAACTATCAACCTCTCCTGCTGAAAATGGTGACGACAATGGCGAAAATCCATGTAAAAAGCCTAAGCTGTGTTCTTCATCATCTTCTATCCGTTCCACTAGTCCTACTAGTTCCAGTCATAACGTAGAG GTGAGTGATGATTTGCAGCTGCTTCTTAGAACTGAAAGTGTTAAGGTTGAGGAAACAATGAAGGAAATGTCAGATGAACTGTCTGAAATG CTAGAATGCAAGAAGAAAAAGCTTGAACAACTTCTGGACATAGTTATGTCTCATTTCAG GCCGATGACTCTGGTTGAGAAGCAACAGCTTCGTAAGCTGATATGGAAACTTCCTCCCAATAATCTCAACCGTGTTGTGGAACTCATTCAGCGTAGTCAGCCTTCTATAAACAATTCATCTGATGAGGTTTTCGTTGATATAGAAAATTTG GATAACAAAACACTATGGAGACTATATTACTATGTTCATACTTTTGAAAATGCTAGGAAAGCCTGTCTATTTTAA
- the LOC108208358 gene encoding WAT1-related protein At5g40240, whose translation MIDCLCRPCVIIYEGNKSKYRATYLESKQFEVSSSSAAACSEEEEMGLENFMKNGVPFIVMIIVESGEVGMITLGKAAMDNGMSNLVYVVYYNSLGTLLLFPFFIFRFFRSDRPPLTLNLIFRFFLLGLIGICFLQIFAYAGIGYSSPTLATAMGNLIPGFTFLLAVIFRMETLDVRRLTSQAKVLGTIIAISGAFVMTLYKGRLIQLFSSASNLPYIQLMSQQSNWILGGICLAITCICSSMWNILQTATVKEYPDEQTIVFFFCFFGTIQSAIYSLLVERDPEAWALRPDISMIAIIFAAVFGSVFRTTVFTWCLRKKGPVYVSMFKPLGMVIAVILGTIFLGDELYLGSIIGGSIIAVGFYTVMWGQAKEKYMAVAVDDFCALESTPPRNHLLQK comes from the exons ATGATTGATTGTCTCTGTCGGCCGTGCGTCATCATATATGAAGGAAACAAAAGTAAATACCGAGCAACATATTTGGAAAGTAAACAGTTTGAAGTATCTTCTTCATCTGCTGCTGCTTGTAGTGAAGAAGAAGAGATGGGGCTGgagaatttcatgaaaaatggGGTGCCCTTCATTGTAATGATAATAGTAGAGAGCGGGGAAGTAGGGATGATAACATTGGGCAAAGCAGCCATGGATAATGGAATGAGCAATCTTGTTTATGTTGTTTATTACAATTCCCTAGGCACCCTCCTCCTCTTTCCCTTCTTTATCTTCCGCTTCTTCAG AAGTGACAGGCCTCCTCTCACTCTCAATCTTATTTTCAGATTCTTTCTTCTTGGTCTGATTGG GATATGTTTTCTGCAGATTTTTGCATATGCAGGTATTGGTTACAGCTCCCCCACTCTAGCTACTGCTATGGGTAATCTCATACCAGGTTTTACTTTCTTGCTGGCTGTCATTTTCAG AATGGAGACTTTGGATGTGAGAAGACTAACCAGTCAAGCAAAAGTGTTGGGAACCATTATAGCAATATCGGGTGCATTTGTGATGACACTCTACAAAGGCCGGTTGATACAGCTGTTTTCATCTGCTTCTAATCTCCCTTACATTCAGCTTATGTCACAACAATCAAATTGGATTCTTGGAGGAATATGTCTTGCAATCACTTGCATTTGTTCTTCAATGTGGAACATTCTTCAG ACAGCAACTGTTAAGGAATACCCCGACGAACAAACAATAGtctttttcttttgctttttcGGAACCATCCAGAGTGCAATATATTCCCTCCTTGTCGAAAGAGATCCTGAAGCTTGGGCGCTGCGTCCAGACATAAGCATGATAGCCATTATATTTGCA GCGGTATTTGGGAGTGTGTTTCGGACAACCGTTTTCACATGGTGTCTACGCAAGAAGGGTCCAGTTTATGTATCAATGTTCAAGCCTTTAGGAATGGTCATTGCAGTGATTCTGGGAACAATTTTCCTAGGTGATGAACTTTATTTAGGCAG CATTATAGGGGGGAGTATAATTGCAGTAGGATTTTATACGGTGATGTGGGGACAAGCTAAAGAGAAATACATGGCAGTGGCAGTGGATGATTTCTGTGCACTGGAATCAACACCACCTCGGAACcatcttttacaaaaataa
- the LOC108204452 gene encoding regulatory protein viviparous-1-like, with protein sequence MNIEVIKESKLKFLFQKQLQNSDVNNLKRMVIPKKAAEAYLPKLDKKGGIYIEMIDVDGSHIWNFIYRFWPNNKSRMYILENTGEFVNKHQLSTGDLILVYEDRESKEYVIEARKTLSKSPNDSPKKKILKTHSNKASARGQAPDDTPMNDVPAAAPPPSGVKDNLPVKLEPTDDATNEIQVMDCTNADSGMPLPDYGFDAYNPSGTIDNVLNLPNPNDSSSSLIYNDMNFPSDYLFNMWEPGASSTQPIPSFQNLCFDDILKGL encoded by the exons ATGAATATAGAG GTTATTAAAGAGTCAAAATTAAAGTTTCTTTtccagaagcagcttcagaaCAGTGATGTTAATAATCTGAAGAGGATGGTGATTCCAAAG AAAGCTGCTGAGGCATACCTTCCTAAATTAGATAAAAAAGGAGGGATATATATTGAAATGATCGATGTCGATGGATCTCATATTTGGAATTTCATTTACAG GTTCTGGCCGAATAACAAAAGCAGGATGTACATATTAGAAAATACTG GGGAGTTTGTTAACAAACACCAGTTATCAACCGGTGACCTTATACTGGTGTATGAAGATCGCGAAAGCAAGGAATAC GTAATTGAGGCTAGAAAAACACTGAGCAAGAGTCCGAATGACAGTCCCAAAAAGAAGATTCTCAAAACCCACTCTAACAAAGCTAGTGCTCGAGGTCAGGCACCTGACGACACTCCTATGAACGACGTTCCTGCTGCTGCTCCACCTCCTTCCGGAGTTAAAGACAATTTGCCAGTAAAACTTGAACCAACCGATGATGCTACTAATGAAATTCAAGTTATGGATTGTACTAATGCAGACAGTGGTATGCCACTGCCTGATTACGGGTTTGACGCTTATAATCCTTCTGGTACCATCGACAATGTGCTGAACCTCCCGAATCCGAATGATAGCAGCTCCTCACTCATCTACAATGACATGAATTTTCCCAGTGACTATTTGTTTAATATGTGGGAGCCAGGCGCGTCGAGCACTCAGCCGATACCATCGTTTCAGAATCTCTGTTTTGACGATATCTTGAAGGGTCTGTAA